The window CTTTTAGAAACCTGCTGGAGGTTATATATACGAATTTTCCGTACCGTCCGGGACGGGTGTTCCTGAACAGAGGGGTACGAGAGAATAGGAAGCGAACTAACTGTTTCCTTTGTTCCGCGCTTTCAACCATTCATCAAAATCTGGAATCACACACAGTTTTGCTATCTTCTCTTCGACACCGTGCTGTACCGTCTCTTCAAATCCTGATTCCGTAACGAGCCCTTTAATCTTCTCTAACGCTTCTCTTACCTCGCTCTCTAGCTTCTTTACGATTGATGGCTCGAGTTCCCCTCTAAGACGCACGAGCTCTCTTTTTCTTTCCTTCAAATACTCGGTCTGTAAATATTGCTCTTTTTCTAAGCGATTTGGATTCAGCCGCTCTGAACTAGACTGCTGTCTAGGTCTCTGCTGAGAGAACGCCTGGTTCCCAGATTCTGCCCGAGCTGTCGCACTTCGCATCTCCCCATTCGCTGTTGTTCCACCAGCTCTCTCTCCTGGAAGCGAAAACTCTGTTGGTTTTTCAAGAGCTCGGAACAGAAATCCTGGAGCATTTCGAGAAACCCGAGGGCTTCCTTCCGCTATAAGCTGGTCAAAGTGATTCAGAATCTCTTGGGCTCTTTGTTCGCTCCCTGATTGGAAGATGGCTTCAACCAACCTTCTTGCCTGCGTCTCATGTACCCCACGCTGGCAAATTTGTTCAAATAGCAGATCGTCTTGAGAGGATGGCTCTTGTTCAGCCAGTATCCAACTGTCTCTCGTTGGAGCGTTGCCACTATTAGCCTCTCTGGCAGACCCTCTCGGGGTTTCGGCACCCTCCTCTCTTCTTCCCTCAGAGACTCTCTTTTGAGGCTTCTGACTTCGTCTCCCGTGATCTGGAGCTGCATAAAAGATAATTTCAGTCGCTTTCCCCCTTCCCTGGTAGTCTACGTGAGACAAGAAACCTGCTTTCACTAACTCCTCAACAGCTGGGTCAATCTGCTGGCGTAGCGAGCTTGGATACTTGTACGTCCGTGAAACACCAATTTTCTCGTGTGCCAGAGTAAAGAGGTTCATGCTGAACTTTGCTCTATACCAGAAATGTTTATCGAGAAACCGGTAAAGACGTTTACTCACCGCACTTTCCAAGTTTAAGAAAAAGTCAAAATCAAGCTTCTTGATAAATCCAGATGAAAACGACTTGTGTAAAACTTCACTCCAGACAAAGAACGAAGGTTTCGGATTTTGACTTTTCCCACTGTTAATCTCGTATTCGTCAATAATCCCAAAGTTCCGAGTACTGAACGACTTCGAATCGTTATCATAAAAACTATTCGAGGCTTTGATACGAACCCCACTCAGTCTATCAAGTGCGTTCGTCAGGCGCTTGTAGCTCCGCCCCTCTGTGCTCCAATTCAAGGTTTTCAGTAATTCATAGCGGGTGAAATAAACCCGTCTCTC of the bacterium genome contains:
- a CDS encoding RepB family plasmid replication initiator protein; the encoded protein is MATKQIEFFDVSAKTPSGNHHDVERTQTLSRTNREPFPSRAASASSFHKSDGANELGEGETSWFTSPVVAKPSLNSNRLSRDEMNLAEFPLSVLSTRVSPGKKTLEFEDSVIDKNGNPIKRQWIITAADKFGLPTSSDDEVLLGLLKISVDRGLNERRVYFTRYELLKTLNWSTEGRSYKRLTNALDRLSGVRIKASNSFYDNDSKSFSTRNFGIIDEYEINSGKSQNPKPSFFVWSEVLHKSFSSGFIKKLDFDFFLNLESAVSKRLYRFLDKHFWYRAKFSMNLFTLAHEKIGVSRTYKYPSSLRQQIDPAVEELVKAGFLSHVDYQGRGKATEIIFYAAPDHGRRSQKPQKRVSEGRREEGAETPRGSAREANSGNAPTRDSWILAEQEPSSQDDLLFEQICQRGVHETQARRLVEAIFQSGSEQRAQEILNHFDQLIAEGSPRVSRNAPGFLFRALEKPTEFSLPGERAGGTTANGEMRSATARAESGNQAFSQQRPRQQSSSERLNPNRLEKEQYLQTEYLKERKRELVRLRGELEPSIVKKLESEVREALEKIKGLVTESGFEETVQHGVEEKIAKLCVIPDFDEWLKARNKGNS